One Microbacterium keratanolyticum DNA window includes the following coding sequences:
- a CDS encoding SDR family oxidoreductase — protein MTDSLTDPRTVHRSAEFPAQTQHQPGKTEPMNPTPDHGEETYRGSGRLDGRRALITGGDSGIGRAVAIAFAREGADVAIVHQDEEQDDADVTLDQVRAAGRTGVSLAGDLRDEAFATSIVEKTREALGGLDTLVLNAGYQHDVAGFESLDTEKMRRVFDTNLAGMLFTARAAYPTLEPGSSIIVTASIQAYNPSPGLIDYAMTKAAQVAFVKALAEEAGPRGIRVNAVAPGPIWTPLIPATGWGEERVRTFGQDAPLGRAGQPAELAGAYVYLASDEATYTSGAVLPVTGGKAL, from the coding sequence ATGACTGACTCGCTGACCGATCCCCGCACCGTCCACCGCTCCGCGGAGTTCCCCGCTCAAACCCAGCACCAGCCGGGCAAGACCGAGCCGATGAATCCGACGCCGGATCATGGCGAGGAGACGTATCGCGGAAGCGGTCGTCTCGATGGCCGTCGCGCCCTCATCACCGGAGGCGACTCGGGCATCGGACGCGCCGTGGCGATCGCCTTCGCACGCGAGGGCGCGGACGTGGCGATCGTTCATCAGGACGAGGAGCAGGACGATGCGGACGTCACTCTCGACCAGGTGCGCGCCGCAGGCCGAACCGGGGTCAGTCTCGCGGGAGATCTGCGTGACGAGGCCTTCGCGACCTCGATCGTCGAGAAGACACGCGAGGCGCTCGGCGGGCTCGACACCCTCGTCCTCAATGCGGGTTACCAGCATGATGTCGCCGGCTTCGAGTCGCTTGACACGGAGAAGATGCGTCGTGTGTTCGACACGAACCTCGCGGGGATGCTCTTCACCGCTCGTGCAGCGTATCCGACCCTCGAACCGGGCAGCAGCATCATCGTCACGGCCTCGATTCAGGCCTACAACCCCTCACCGGGACTTATCGACTACGCGATGACGAAAGCGGCCCAGGTGGCGTTCGTCAAGGCGCTCGCCGAAGAGGCAGGGCCGCGCGGCATCCGCGTCAACGCGGTCGCGCCCGGCCCCATCTGGACGCCTCTCATCCCCGCCACCGGGTGGGGTGAAGAGCGGGTGCGCACCTTCGGACAGGATGCGCCGCTGGGGCGCGCGGGGCAGCCCGCAGAGCTCGCGGGGGCATACGTCTATCTCGCATCGGATGAGGCGACGTACACCTCCGGTGCGGTGCTCCCCGTCACGGGCGGGAAGGCCCTGTGA
- a CDS encoding DUF7882 family protein, whose translation MGKFIYNGSVKTEIEDRALTHLQHVITAKLRRGEPFSFSWKEDSSVGGGRTTVWVHANSSLVFKYYGSRQPSINRAWIEALAFTANAPTGLYLVPEPTENDVDEAATGSNVVPFLS comes from the coding sequence GTGGGCAAGTTCATCTACAACGGCAGCGTGAAGACCGAGATCGAAGACCGTGCGCTCACGCACCTCCAGCACGTGATCACGGCCAAGCTCCGTCGCGGTGAGCCGTTCTCCTTCAGCTGGAAGGAAGACAGCAGTGTCGGCGGCGGACGTACGACCGTGTGGGTTCATGCGAACAGCTCGCTCGTCTTCAAGTACTACGGCAGCAGGCAGCCGTCGATCAACCGGGCATGGATCGAAGCCCTCGCGTTCACGGCCAACGCCCCGACGGGCCTCTATCTCGTTCCCGAACCCACGGAGAACGACGTCGATGAGGCGGCGACCGGATCGAACGTCGTACCGTTTCTGAGCTGA
- a CDS encoding DUF7882 family protein: protein MGTLYYGSAAEPIHIEDRALAHLKVVIATKLRRNECFTLSWVHPEGDAPGRSTLWLHPAIPLRFVFDSAEPDEIQAEWILALANSANANGGITLIPELITPTAE from the coding sequence ATGGGAACGCTCTACTACGGAAGTGCGGCGGAGCCGATCCATATCGAAGATCGCGCACTGGCACACCTCAAGGTCGTCATCGCGACCAAGCTTCGGCGCAACGAGTGCTTCACCCTATCGTGGGTGCACCCGGAGGGCGACGCTCCCGGACGTTCGACGCTGTGGCTGCACCCGGCGATTCCGCTCCGTTTTGTCTTCGACTCCGCCGAGCCGGACGAGATCCAGGCAGAGTGGATCCTCGCGCTGGCGAACTCGGCCAACGCCAATGGTGGCATCACGCTCATTCCGGAGTTGATCACACCCACGGCCGAGTAG
- a CDS encoding CorA family divalent cation transporter, which yields MSGMRELTIAREGVRVWLLDNPSREGIEDAARALDLQPLMVEHLRQGRQEPRFESIGGVLSLSLWDATNRRSGRSGADPQLTFVFDASRLLVMQSGPKGALRDVPRALHDHEVTTPSEGVYRVLHQIVDDYIDAGSAIEHELDEVEAEVFDSSVREDYRRIYHLRRRIGRIDRAITGLANAMRSAQTSLDLVMAGDAGLRERFGYLDRTIDGLATLAHSAHSALDAVVSSHESNVATRQNQDMRTISAFAALLAVPTVIAGIYGMNFDNLPPFQWEFGWIVVVIAMVVADIALAMWFVHLGWLGGAQQARRDGDDP from the coding sequence ATGAGTGGGATGCGGGAACTGACGATCGCGCGCGAAGGCGTACGGGTCTGGCTGCTCGACAACCCTTCGAGAGAGGGCATCGAGGACGCGGCGCGCGCTCTGGACCTGCAGCCGCTGATGGTCGAGCACCTCCGCCAGGGCAGGCAGGAACCCCGGTTCGAGAGCATCGGCGGCGTCCTGTCGCTCTCACTGTGGGATGCCACCAACCGGCGTTCCGGACGCAGCGGCGCTGACCCCCAACTCACCTTCGTCTTCGACGCGTCGCGACTGCTCGTCATGCAGAGCGGGCCGAAGGGTGCGCTCCGGGATGTGCCGCGTGCGCTCCACGACCACGAGGTGACCACGCCCAGCGAGGGCGTTTATCGGGTGCTGCACCAGATCGTCGACGACTACATCGATGCGGGCTCCGCGATCGAACACGAGCTCGACGAGGTCGAGGCGGAGGTGTTCGATTCCTCCGTGCGGGAGGACTATCGCCGTATCTACCACCTGCGCCGAAGGATCGGACGCATCGACCGGGCGATCACCGGTCTCGCGAACGCCATGCGCTCCGCGCAGACATCCCTCGATCTCGTGATGGCCGGTGATGCGGGCTTGCGGGAGCGCTTCGGGTATCTCGATCGCACGATCGACGGTCTCGCGACGCTGGCGCATTCTGCGCACTCGGCGCTGGACGCCGTCGTCTCCAGCCATGAGAGCAATGTCGCGACGCGGCAGAACCAGGACATGCGGACGATCTCCGCGTTCGCGGCGCTCCTCGCCGTCCCGACGGTGATCGCCGGAATCTACGGAATGAACTTCGACAATCTTCCGCCGTTCCAATGGGAGTTCGGATGGATCGTCGTCGTGATCGCGATGGTGGTCGCCGATATCGCTCTGGCGATGTGGTTCGTGCATCTCGGGTGGCTCGGTGGTGCCCAGCAGGCTCGCCGAGACGGCGACGACCCCTGA
- a CDS encoding DNA topoisomerase IB — MPRVIRVHPDVDPGVRRVRAGSGFRYIDPQGDAVETSVREDIEALAIPPAWTDVWICADPYGHIQAVGTDAAGRRQYIYHPQWQHRRSRGKFARALALAEALPRARGRVTRTLRAASAGEDPGRETTLAVAFRMLDELAPRIGSSRYMERHGSRGLTTLVRRDARVDDETIALSFPGKSGQRAQLEVVDAELAGVLAELAAGRPGSPLLWYRDGRRQRPLTPAEVNAYVRELTGGSFTAKDFRTLRGTIVAAQTLATLGSATTPRQRRSAHAEAARAAAAVLGNTPTVARNSYIDPRVFRRHTQGEVLDLTVSPESALRRLLAEPRRAARSGGAPRRQRRQGARSLAKERRVATT; from the coding sequence ATGCCGAGGGTCATTCGTGTGCACCCGGATGTCGACCCCGGGGTGCGCCGCGTGCGCGCGGGATCTGGTTTCCGCTACATCGACCCCCAGGGTGATGCTGTGGAGACCTCCGTGCGCGAAGATATCGAAGCCCTCGCCATCCCTCCCGCGTGGACCGACGTGTGGATCTGCGCCGACCCGTACGGTCATATCCAGGCAGTGGGCACGGACGCCGCGGGACGCCGACAGTACATCTATCATCCGCAGTGGCAGCATCGTCGCAGCCGTGGCAAGTTCGCGCGCGCTCTGGCTCTCGCAGAGGCGCTGCCGCGAGCACGCGGCCGCGTCACTCGGACGTTGAGAGCGGCGTCAGCGGGCGAGGATCCTGGGCGCGAGACGACACTCGCGGTCGCCTTCCGCATGCTCGATGAGCTGGCTCCACGAATCGGCTCGAGTCGCTACATGGAGCGACATGGCAGCCGGGGTCTCACCACACTGGTCCGACGAGATGCCAGGGTGGACGACGAGACGATCGCGCTGTCGTTTCCCGGGAAGAGCGGACAGCGCGCACAGCTGGAGGTGGTCGATGCCGAGCTCGCCGGCGTGCTCGCGGAGCTCGCCGCGGGCCGTCCCGGTTCACCGTTGCTCTGGTACCGAGATGGGCGCCGCCAACGACCGTTGACGCCCGCCGAGGTCAATGCGTACGTGCGCGAGCTCACGGGCGGTTCCTTCACGGCGAAGGACTTCCGCACGCTGCGCGGCACGATCGTCGCCGCGCAGACGCTCGCGACGCTCGGGAGCGCCACGACGCCGCGACAGCGTCGAAGCGCCCATGCGGAGGCCGCGCGCGCGGCCGCCGCTGTGCTCGGGAACACTCCGACGGTGGCACGCAACAGCTACATCGATCCGCGGGTCTTCCGCCGACACACCCAGGGCGAGGTGCTTGATCTCACCGTCTCACCGGAGTCCGCTCTTCGGCGCCTCCTTGCCGAGCCCCGGCGCGCCGCTCGCAGCGGCGGTGCACCGCGACGACAGAGAAGGCAGGGAGCGCGGTCCCTCGCGAAGGAGAGAAGGGTGGCGACGACATGA
- a CDS encoding DUF7218 family protein, translated as MPRQQGSNSLKDPELYEELRKQGDSKEKSARISNAAARDGRSAVGRRGGESEDYEDRTVSELRARAKELGLRGYSDKRKSALIEMLRNH; from the coding sequence ATGCCCAGACAGCAAGGATCCAACAGCCTCAAAGATCCGGAGCTCTACGAGGAGCTGAGGAAGCAGGGGGACTCGAAGGAGAAGTCGGCGCGCATCTCGAATGCGGCGGCGCGGGACGGCCGCTCGGCGGTGGGCCGACGCGGAGGGGAATCCGAGGATTATGAGGATCGGACGGTTTCCGAGCTTCGCGCGCGTGCCAAGGAGCTGGGTCTGCGCGGCTACTCCGACAAGCGCAAGTCCGCGCTGATCGAGATGCTTCGCAACCATTGA
- the surE gene encoding 5'/3'-nucleotidase SurE translates to MTRVLVTNDDGIDAPGLLVLAREVQAAGFDVTLAAPARQSSGSSASIMAAEEDGHIRVERRDLAELPGAPVFAVHGGPGLIALIAAHGAFGDPPEIVLSGINHGANVGRAILHSGTVGAALTGGLNGARSMAISLDVGMDPREFHWDAAARVALEVLPALQQRPRGTIVNVNVPNSETPRGVREATLAPFGIVQTTLSESSEQRVRLAVEDLPNAPEPGSDAAALAEGWATLTAILPVSSEPFGWEASLA, encoded by the coding sequence ATGACCCGGGTTCTCGTCACCAACGACGACGGGATCGACGCTCCGGGACTTCTCGTCCTCGCGCGGGAGGTTCAGGCGGCGGGGTTCGATGTGACACTCGCGGCACCGGCGAGACAGTCCAGTGGTTCCAGTGCGTCGATCATGGCCGCGGAGGAAGATGGGCACATTCGCGTCGAACGACGTGATCTCGCCGAACTCCCGGGTGCGCCGGTGTTCGCCGTGCACGGCGGGCCGGGACTCATCGCGCTCATCGCGGCCCACGGGGCGTTCGGCGACCCGCCGGAGATCGTGCTGTCCGGTATCAATCACGGTGCGAACGTGGGCCGAGCGATCCTGCACTCCGGAACTGTCGGCGCCGCCCTCACCGGTGGGCTCAATGGTGCCCGGTCGATGGCGATCTCGCTCGACGTCGGAATGGACCCTCGCGAGTTCCACTGGGACGCCGCAGCGAGGGTCGCCCTCGAAGTGCTCCCGGCTCTGCAGCAGCGTCCACGTGGCACCATCGTGAACGTGAACGTGCCGAACTCCGAGACACCTCGCGGGGTGCGTGAGGCGACCCTCGCGCCGTTCGGCATCGTGCAGACCACCCTGAGCGAGAGCAGCGAGCAGCGCGTCCGCCTCGCGGTGGAGGATCTGCCGAACGCACCGGAGCCGGGGAGCGATGCAGCCGCGCTCGCCGAGGGATGGGCGACCCTCACCGCCATCCTCCCGGTTTCCAGCGAACCGTTCGGCTGGGAAGCTTCGCTCGCCTAG
- a CDS encoding 1-phosphofructokinase family hexose kinase, protein MSDVTIFAPSPILTVTVEDHPAGSEIHIHAGGQGVWQARMLLRLGVSVTMCCVLSGETGTVLRHLLEEEGITVTETRRDARGAAYVHDRRDGQRAVIAEEHGEPLGRHDLDEVYGAVLREGLGSRLVLLSGPGDEETLPADTYRRLAADLRAAGTTVMVDLAGERLAASLDGGIDVLKVSDEELRADGLITEGSASEVMRAMRELRTRGVGTVIVTREAEPALLLDDDGFLEATMKRLEVADTRGAGDSLTAGVAAGIVRGESARDALTLGAAAGAMNVTRHGLGTGDPQTVRALREMVTVRAVTDSPDPQPEQPSTEHVTPGTLASMVDTSADQAPDADRAEGTA, encoded by the coding sequence ATGAGTGATGTCACGATCTTCGCGCCATCGCCCATCCTGACCGTCACCGTGGAGGATCATCCCGCAGGGAGCGAGATCCACATCCACGCTGGCGGTCAGGGTGTCTGGCAGGCTCGGATGCTGCTGAGGCTCGGAGTCTCCGTCACAATGTGCTGCGTGCTCAGCGGCGAGACCGGGACCGTTCTGCGGCACCTCTTGGAAGAAGAGGGAATCACGGTCACCGAGACGCGAAGAGATGCCCGCGGTGCTGCCTACGTGCACGATCGCCGCGATGGGCAGCGCGCCGTCATTGCGGAGGAGCACGGAGAGCCGCTCGGGCGGCACGACCTCGATGAGGTCTATGGGGCTGTCCTCCGTGAGGGCCTCGGGTCGCGCCTCGTGCTGCTGAGCGGTCCGGGAGACGAGGAGACCCTGCCGGCAGACACCTACCGACGACTCGCGGCGGATCTGCGCGCCGCGGGAACGACGGTGATGGTCGACCTTGCCGGTGAGCGGCTCGCTGCCTCGCTCGATGGCGGCATTGACGTCCTCAAGGTGAGCGATGAAGAGCTGCGTGCCGACGGTCTGATCACCGAGGGCTCTGCCTCCGAGGTCATGCGCGCGATGCGTGAGCTTCGGACGCGAGGCGTGGGAACCGTCATCGTCACCCGCGAGGCGGAGCCCGCCCTGCTCCTCGATGACGACGGCTTCCTGGAGGCCACCATGAAACGCCTGGAGGTCGCGGACACGCGCGGCGCCGGTGACTCGCTCACCGCAGGTGTGGCGGCCGGAATCGTCCGAGGAGAGTCCGCGCGGGATGCTCTCACCCTGGGGGCTGCGGCGGGGGCGATGAACGTCACCCGACACGGCCTCGGCACCGGAGACCCGCAGACCGTACGTGCGCTGCGCGAGATGGTGACCGTGCGCGCGGTCACGGATTCCCCTGACCCACAGCCCGAGCAGCCGTCGACCGAGCACGTCACCCCGGGCACGCTCGCATCGATGGTCGACACCAGCGCGGACCAGGCGCCGGATGCCGATCGTGCGGAGGGCACGGCATGA
- a CDS encoding FHA domain-containing protein, giving the protein MTHETPHYAPGNHPTTTHAGWGAGEPHLLISRGDEHFVHHLTADLTRIGSDGGCDVLVADTALLHATILHDDNDEYVLTLHGDGEMNARATTAGDAVGEHSEILRTGARFTAGPWTFVFARAEFADHGRPYGGREGGELSDQPPQPMRPDYDAERGRAEDESGAQYEVKDG; this is encoded by the coding sequence ATGACACACGAGACACCGCACTATGCTCCGGGCAATCACCCGACGACGACGCACGCAGGATGGGGCGCGGGAGAACCGCACCTTCTCATCTCGCGTGGCGATGAGCACTTCGTTCACCACTTGACCGCCGATCTGACGCGCATCGGGTCGGATGGCGGGTGCGATGTGCTCGTCGCGGACACCGCGCTCCTGCACGCCACGATCCTGCACGACGACAATGACGAGTACGTGCTGACTCTGCACGGCGACGGCGAGATGAACGCGCGCGCAACGACGGCTGGCGACGCCGTCGGCGAGCACTCGGAGATCCTGCGCACGGGCGCGCGCTTCACCGCGGGTCCGTGGACATTCGTCTTCGCGCGCGCAGAGTTCGCCGACCACGGCCGCCCCTACGGAGGTCGCGAAGGTGGCGAGCTTTCTGATCAGCCGCCGCAGCCGATGCGTCCCGACTACGACGCCGAGCGCGGTCGCGCAGAGGACGAGTCCGGCGCCCAGTACGAGGTGAAAGACGGCTGA
- a CDS encoding GntR family transcriptional regulator yields MPKALGVVSIVDAVIVDLRRRVLTGELGAGAALTEAEVAETYDIARTTAKAAIESLVSERLLVRKAHKTARVVTLSAEDVRDIYRSRLLIESPVLRQLAVTGDVPAAARAAQDELVALADAAPRELVEPDMRFHRALVDAFASERISRAYAALASEVMLCMSHVQGAALLPNDLIIREHGEILDHLAAGNGEAAAAALSQHLERAAERLAALVES; encoded by the coding sequence GTGCCCAAAGCCCTCGGAGTCGTCTCGATCGTCGATGCCGTCATCGTCGACCTGCGCCGTCGTGTGCTGACCGGCGAGCTGGGCGCGGGCGCAGCGCTCACCGAAGCCGAGGTCGCCGAGACCTACGACATCGCACGCACGACGGCGAAGGCCGCGATCGAGAGCCTGGTGAGTGAGCGGCTGCTCGTCCGCAAGGCACATAAGACCGCCCGCGTCGTGACCCTCAGCGCGGAGGATGTGCGCGACATCTATCGTTCCCGGCTGCTGATCGAGTCTCCGGTGCTGCGGCAGCTCGCGGTGACAGGCGATGTCCCGGCCGCGGCGCGTGCCGCACAGGACGAACTCGTCGCCCTTGCCGACGCCGCACCACGCGAACTCGTCGAGCCCGACATGCGCTTCCATCGAGCACTCGTCGATGCGTTCGCCAGCGAACGCATCAGCCGTGCTTACGCTGCTCTCGCATCCGAGGTCATGCTGTGCATGTCGCACGTGCAGGGCGCGGCGCTTCTCCCCAATGACCTCATCATCCGCGAGCACGGTGAGATTCTCGACCACCTTGCCGCGGGCAATGGAGAAGCCGCTGCTGCGGCGCTGTCCCAGCATCTGGAACGCGCCGCAGAGCGGCTTGCGGCTCTCGTCGAGAGCTAG
- a CDS encoding FAD-binding and (Fe-S)-binding domain-containing protein encodes MSAVAHAPLLASGTVPESLSRAVRDDARVSTRAIDRVAYASDASHFLLTPTGVITAADAAEVAALLRGAAESRTPITFRSGGTSLSGQASSASILVDTRKNFRGIEVLDGGTRVRVEPGATVRQVNTRLVRHGYRLGPDPASEAACTIGGVIANNSSGMACGIDENTYQTLESMVFILPSGTIVDTAASDANAHLRAAEPELFDGLQRLRRRIIDNPASVEIIRRQFAMKNTMGYGINAFVDFESPVEMLMHLIIGSEGTLAFVASATYRTVPIQREITTTLAVFSTLEEATQALPALVSTGAATLELMDATSIRVGQGFADAPPEILGFTPTGEAALLIEYHANSAEELAALTALGTTTLGAHPLRAAAAFSTDAKERARAWKLRKGLYATVAGARAAGTTALLEDIVVPVPRLAATCESLQDLFTQYSYADSVIFGHAKDGNIHFMLTDRFGETEAMDRFERFTEDMVDLVLDAGGNLKAEHGTGRVMAPFVERQYGAELYGVMRELKTLCDPANILNPGVIITDDPAAHLADFKPTTQIEVEADRCVECGYCEPVCPSKDLTLTPRQRIVVRRAMNRAEESGDHALARELDRDYGYDAVDTCAADGMCVTACPVLINTGSLVKRLRREKQNPVLAAGWSAAAKTWGPVTRVGATALTVADKVPVGLVRAATTVGRAVLGSDTVPEYSAELPGGGADRRRLRGIQGSAETTPKALYLPACVNSMFGPADSGQGVTDAFLQLCERAGISVIVPDAIESLCCSTPWTSKGYTAGRSTISDRVVEAIRSTDPGGTLHIISDAASCTEGFAHLLEDAGVTAVVEDAVAFTAREILPRLGEITPSMDTLALHVTCSSTQMGLNPDIQTIAAAIATTPVVPDAWGCCAFAGDRGMLHPELTASATAAEAAEVQTLEADAHASCNRTCEIGMTRATDKNYKHILELLAEAV; translated from the coding sequence ATGTCCGCTGTCGCACACGCTCCCCTCCTCGCTTCCGGCACCGTGCCCGAGTCGCTGTCTCGCGCGGTGCGCGACGACGCCCGCGTGAGCACGCGTGCGATCGATCGGGTGGCGTACGCGTCGGACGCATCCCACTTCCTGCTCACCCCCACCGGTGTCATCACCGCAGCGGATGCCGCTGAGGTCGCCGCCCTGCTGCGCGGGGCCGCAGAGAGCCGCACACCCATCACCTTCCGCTCGGGCGGCACAAGCCTCTCCGGACAGGCATCGAGCGCGAGCATCCTCGTCGACACCCGCAAGAACTTCCGAGGCATCGAGGTTCTCGACGGCGGCACCCGCGTGCGCGTCGAGCCCGGTGCGACGGTGCGCCAGGTGAACACCCGCCTGGTCCGTCACGGCTACCGCCTGGGGCCCGACCCCGCCAGCGAAGCGGCCTGCACGATCGGCGGCGTCATCGCCAACAACTCCAGCGGCATGGCCTGCGGCATCGACGAGAACACCTACCAGACACTCGAGTCGATGGTCTTCATCCTGCCGTCCGGCACGATCGTCGACACGGCCGCATCCGATGCCAACGCGCACCTGAGGGCGGCCGAGCCCGAGCTCTTCGACGGCCTGCAGCGCCTTCGCCGACGCATCATCGACAACCCTGCCTCTGTCGAGATCATCCGCCGGCAGTTCGCCATGAAGAACACCATGGGCTACGGCATCAACGCGTTTGTCGACTTCGAGTCGCCCGTTGAGATGCTCATGCATCTCATCATCGGCAGCGAGGGCACGCTCGCCTTCGTGGCATCCGCGACCTATCGCACCGTGCCGATCCAGCGCGAGATCACGACGACGCTCGCGGTCTTCTCGACTCTGGAGGAGGCGACGCAGGCCCTGCCGGCGCTGGTGAGCACAGGAGCCGCGACGCTCGAGCTGATGGATGCGACGAGCATCCGCGTCGGTCAGGGATTCGCGGATGCGCCGCCGGAGATCCTCGGATTCACCCCGACCGGCGAGGCAGCGCTGCTCATCGAGTACCACGCGAACTCGGCGGAAGAGCTGGCGGCGCTCACGGCCCTCGGCACGACGACGCTCGGAGCGCACCCACTGCGCGCGGCCGCCGCATTCTCGACCGACGCGAAAGAGCGCGCCCGGGCCTGGAAACTGCGCAAGGGCCTCTACGCCACCGTGGCCGGTGCACGCGCCGCGGGCACGACGGCACTTCTCGAGGACATCGTCGTGCCGGTACCCCGCCTGGCGGCGACCTGCGAGAGCCTCCAGGACCTGTTCACGCAGTACTCCTACGCAGACAGCGTGATCTTCGGCCACGCGAAGGACGGCAACATCCACTTCATGCTCACCGACCGCTTCGGCGAGACGGAGGCGATGGACCGCTTCGAGCGCTTCACCGAGGACATGGTCGATCTCGTGCTCGACGCCGGAGGCAACCTCAAGGCAGAGCACGGCACGGGCCGCGTCATGGCACCGTTCGTCGAGCGCCAGTACGGCGCTGAGCTGTACGGCGTGATGCGCGAGTTGAAGACGCTGTGCGACCCTGCGAACATCCTCAACCCCGGTGTCATCATCACGGATGATCCTGCTGCGCATCTCGCCGACTTCAAGCCGACGACGCAGATCGAGGTCGAAGCCGACCGCTGCGTCGAGTGCGGATACTGCGAGCCCGTCTGCCCGTCGAAGGATCTCACCCTCACCCCGCGACAGCGCATCGTCGTGCGCCGGGCGATGAACCGCGCCGAGGAATCCGGCGACCATGCGCTCGCACGCGAGTTGGATCGCGACTACGGCTACGACGCCGTCGACACCTGCGCCGCGGACGGCATGTGCGTCACCGCCTGCCCGGTGCTGATCAACACCGGCTCTCTCGTCAAGCGCCTGCGCCGCGAGAAGCAGAACCCTGTGCTCGCTGCCGGATGGAGCGCCGCCGCGAAGACCTGGGGTCCGGTGACGCGCGTCGGCGCGACAGCGCTGACGGTCGCCGATAAGGTTCCCGTCGGACTCGTGCGCGCAGCGACCACGGTTGGTCGTGCGGTCCTGGGCAGCGACACCGTGCCCGAGTACTCCGCGGAGCTGCCCGGGGGCGGTGCGGATCGACGCCGGCTCCGCGGCATCCAGGGTTCTGCGGAAACCACACCGAAGGCGCTGTATCTGCCTGCCTGCGTCAACAGCATGTTCGGTCCTGCGGACAGCGGACAGGGAGTCACCGACGCGTTCCTGCAGCTCTGCGAACGGGCCGGAATCTCGGTCATCGTGCCCGACGCGATTGAGTCGCTGTGCTGTTCGACGCCCTGGACCTCGAAGGGCTACACCGCCGGGCGCAGCACGATCAGCGACCGCGTGGTCGAGGCGATCCGCTCCACCGACCCGGGCGGAACCCTGCACATCATCAGCGATGCGGCCAGCTGCACCGAGGGCTTCGCCCACCTCCTCGAAGACGCGGGTGTCACCGCGGTGGTCGAGGATGCTGTCGCGTTCACCGCCCGCGAGATCCTCCCCCGTCTCGGCGAGATCACCCCTTCGATGGACACGCTCGCCCTGCATGTCACCTGCTCCTCGACGCAGATGGGCCTGAACCCTGACATCCAGACCATCGCCGCAGCGATCGCGACGACGCCGGTGGTGCCGGATGCCTGGGGATGCTGCGCCTTCGCCGGCGACCGCGGGATGCTGCATCCTGAGCTCACCGCGTCCGCCACGGCCGCCGAGGCCGCCGAGGTGCAGACTCTCGAAGCCGACGCCCACGCATCGTGCAACCGCACCTGCGAGATCGGCATGACCCGCGCGACCGACAAGAACTACAAGCACATCCTGGAGCTGCTCGCGGAGGCCGTCTAG